The DNA segment GCTTGATGTCAGTTGAAAAGCATAGAGGACAAAGTCGGTCAGGTGGCGGAAACGTTGGGATTGTTTGTAGAGGGATGTCATAGAGGGTTGATGTTGTCTCAGGCTCATGCCAATGCCGCCGATGACGTTGGCACAGAAGCCAATTTGATGGAGGGTGGCGTTGTGAGGGATGGCGCGCCAGTCGCGCACCTTTCTACGTTCTTGATGTCTATCGCCTCCTTCATATTGGCGTTGATGGGGGCGTGAGCCTGATGGATAGGTGAGACGATGGCAGAACAAGGAGAGGAGCTGGGCATAATCGTCGCTGTCCATGAGTTGGGCGTTAAATTTTTTCACCGTGTGCGTGATTTCACTTCCCTCGTCAGGGCGGTGATAGAAGGGGTCTGTTTCTGTGCTCTTTGTTGGCTTGTCCGCCAGATGTTCGAGGATACGGGTCAGGGTGGCATAAGCTGTCGTTTCATCGATGAACCAGCTGTAGCCGTCTCCTCCTTGGAAGCTCACTTCTTTTTGGTGATGGACGCCTGCTTGGGTGAAACACTCGTTGGCATAGGGTGAAGAGAGATAGTTCAGGCGGTCGTTGAAAGAGAGGGGATGGCCGCCACGTCCACAGGACTCGCCATGGGTATTAAAGAAGAGGACACAAGGCGAGGGGATACCGCTCTCTTTGAGGATTTTTGCTGTTTGCGCATGGGTATGTTCGACGGCCAAAGCTGCTGCCATCTGTCCCATATGGCGTCCGGCGTCAGAATAGCCTGTTTGTAGGCAGAGGCGTCCCCGTTTTATCAGGTGATGTCGATAATGGTCGTTGGCGATAAGGTCGCCGATAAGGCTTGGCGCGCGCAAGAGCGCCTTTTCTGTTTCGAGGAGAGGCGAGATGTCGATTCTATCGGCAATGCCAAAAAGGCGAGCGAAATACAATGCTGCCAAGACGGAGAAGGCTGTTTCACATTCGGCAATAAGGAAACGTAGGGGCTGTTCGTTATCGATATAGGTATCCATTTGGCTCATGAGCATGAAGAGGGTGCGCGCTGACATGGTCTCGGTGAGGAGAGAGCCAAAATGGGTCTTAGCAGGTTTCACATTGGCGAGGAGCTCGTCGATACGGCGTTTATAGGTCATGCGTCGCGCTGGGTCATCCAGGGCGCCATCCATCTCCATATGTCCCAACAGAGCATTATGGAGTTGGCTGGCGTTAATACGCATATGGACTTTTGAGATGCCTAAGCCAAAATGCTTGATGGTGCTTGCCAGAATTTGCAAGGAGTCTTGGACATCGGTGGCGAGGTTGGATGTGATGGCTTGGGTGAGGGCTTGTTCTGCCAGTTCTTGTAAGGGCGCTGCGTGTGTGACACGATGTTTTTGCGTTGATTCGAAGTAGCGGGAGGCTTGAGCGAAAATTTTTGCTTTTTGTTGTGTGTCGGTGATGTCTTCTGGCGGGATGGAGGCAATATCTTTTTTCTTATCTTTGATGATGGCGGTGATTTTTTCGTGGAGAGCCGTGAGGGCGGGTGGTGTGTGCTCTTTGCCTATATCCTTGACGATGGCGGCCGCTTGTTCTTTGTAGTCGAGGAGTTGTGCTGT comes from the Alphaproteobacteria bacterium GM7ARS4 genome and includes:
- a CDS encoding phosphoenolpyruvate carboxylase, which gives rise to MRHCYHHTIDILSSHTETPKTLRKASHLYEHILSLYKTTHKQHKDGLLANPLLDVSSLLWHQLRHQELHLDDIEALIDYIKIVSLGLRVDTARSYVGTTTPKKNDDVLANLLKTSWKTMEGLTQFAESDNFGIVFTAHPTFGIDTPCLHQFSALIQANTKDEETALLSEVAKNPPQPAQNITLDHEHALAQHALKNGQKSLQRFYRHIVRHARTIDKTQARSLRPKVLSLYSWVGYDIDGRSDISWLKSFKNRLLDQTAQLLDYKEQAAAIVKDIGKEHTPPALTALHEKITAIIKDKKKDIASIPPEDITDTQQKAKIFAQASRYFESTQKHRVTHAAPLQELAEQALTQAITSNLATDVQDSLQILASTIKHFGLGISKVHMRINASQLHNALLGHMEMDGALDDPARRMTYKRRIDELLANVKPAKTHFGSLLTETMSARTLFMLMSQMDTYIDNEQPLRFLIAECETAFSVLAALYFARLFGIADRIDISPLLETEKALLRAPSLIGDLIANDHYRHHLIKRGRLCLQTGYSDAGRHMGQMAAALAVEHTHAQTAKILKESGIPSPCVLFFNTHGESCGRGGHPLSFNDRLNYLSSPYANECFTQAGVHHQKEVSFQGGDGYSWFIDETTAYATLTRILEHLADKPTKSTETDPFYHRPDEGSEITHTVKKFNAQLMDSDDYAQLLSLFCHRLTYPSGSRPHQRQYEGGDRHQERRKVRDWRAIPHNATLHQIGFCANVIGGIGMSLRQHQPSMTSLYKQSQRFRHLTDFVLYAFQLTSSAVFRAYIELYNPVYWSDHALQIKKEEDFRHLLRVGDMVETLHMYPPLLRLYGHLYRDYAELATWAEECLQNKPQDSIFHHRQRALDDLLPIIHSVRLALMQLLFTYTATIPVFTAQPHGNHRQLTSQLLTLDVDTALQHLESIFPAQPVNWTPGVFGVRAEYHGDHFRGYESHHRHIFAPIRRIHTMMKDLSIAVANAVGSYG